In a genomic window of Gouania willdenowi chromosome 11, fGouWil2.1, whole genome shotgun sequence:
- the LOC114471989 gene encoding 2-iminobutanoate/2-iminopropanoate deaminase-like isoform X2, whose amino-acid sequence METLRRSIIYTPKAPVRKGIYSQAVLVDRTMYISGQLGMDVSSGQLVEGGVTAQAKQALVNMGEILKAAGCDYTNVVKTTVLLADMSDFNSVNEVYKTFFSSNFPARAAYQVAALPRGGLVEIEAVAVLGPFSDS is encoded by the exons ATGGAGACCCTCAGGAGGAGCATCATTTACACCCCAAAAGCTCCCGTCAGAAAGGGCATATACAG CCAGGCCGTGCTGGTGGACAGAACCATGTACATCTCTGGTCAGCTGGGGATGGACGTGTCCTCGGGTCAGCTGGTGGAAGGAGGCGTCACGGCTCAGGCTAAACAG GCTCTCGTCAACATGGGTGAGATCCTCAAAGCTGCTGGTTGTGACTACACAAACG TGGTCAAGACTACTGTTCTGCTCGCAGACATGAGTGACTTCAACAGTGTCAATGAGGTCTACAAGACAT TTTTCAGCAGTAATTTTCCTGCCAGAGCTGCTTACCAAGTTGCTGCTCTCCCCAGA GGTGGGCTGGTGGAGATTGAGGCGGTCGCCGTCCTCGGCCCTTTTTCAGACTCCTGA
- the LOC114471989 gene encoding 2-iminobutanoate/2-iminopropanoate deaminase-like isoform X1, protein MSALNKKTVNTTAAPAAIGPYSQAVLVDRTMYISGQLGMDVSSGQLVEGGVTAQAKQALVNMGEILKAAGCDYTNVVKTTVLLADMSDFNSVNEVYKTFFSSNFPARAAYQVAALPRGGLVEIEAVAVLGPFSDS, encoded by the exons ATGTCTGCGCTCAACAAGAAGACCGTGAACACGACCGCCGCCCCGGCTGCTATCGGGCCATACAG CCAGGCCGTGCTGGTGGACAGAACCATGTACATCTCTGGTCAGCTGGGGATGGACGTGTCCTCGGGTCAGCTGGTGGAAGGAGGCGTCACGGCTCAGGCTAAACAG GCTCTCGTCAACATGGGTGAGATCCTCAAAGCTGCTGGTTGTGACTACACAAACG TGGTCAAGACTACTGTTCTGCTCGCAGACATGAGTGACTTCAACAGTGTCAATGAGGTCTACAAGACAT TTTTCAGCAGTAATTTTCCTGCCAGAGCTGCTTACCAAGTTGCTGCTCTCCCCAGA GGTGGGCTGGTGGAGATTGAGGCGGTCGCCGTCCTCGGCCCTTTTTCAGACTCCTGA
- the spag1a gene encoding sperm-associated antigen 1A gives MGNAQEKPPGSRGGPAGSDRTTTGRGAPRKPGTHGEPEKSVSNGTRREQNPAAGGGGGGHGQPECPREERADLDAPAGLLPPHLARLKNDGNRLFKHGQFGAALEQYSRAIAGCAEAGVDSPEDLSILYSNRAACYLKDGNSSDCIDDCTKALELQPFSLKPLLRRAMAYESLERYKKAYVDYKTVLQIDTGVQAAHDSVHRITKMLIEQDGPDWREKLPDIPAVPLSIQQQHREKPVNIELAQARAARAALDEARRKEARFTLLKQEGNTLVKKGLFQEALEKYTECLTLKPDECAVYTNRSICLLRLNRFEEAKQDCDAALQLEPNNKKAFYRRALAFKGLQDYLSASSDLQEVLQLDPKVQEAEQELEEVTALLRKSLLSGAAQTGRV, from the exons ATGGGTAACGCTCAGGAGAAACCTCCGGGCAGCAGAGGAGGGCCGGCGGGTTCGGACAGGACCACAACCGGGAGAGGAGCTCCGCGGAAGCCCGGGACTCACGGAGAACCAGAGAAGAGTGTGTCCAACGGGACTCGGAGGGAGCAGAACCCCGctgctggaggaggaggaggaggacacgGTCAGCCGGAGTGTCCGAGGGAGGAGCGGGCTGACCTGGACGCCCCGGCCGGGCTCCTGCCTCCTCACCTGGCCCGATTAAAGAATGACGGGAACCGGCTTTTCAAACACGGGCAGTTCGGTGCCGCCCTGGAGCAGTACAGCCGGGCCATAGCGGGCTGTGCGGAGGCAG GTGTGGACAGTCCAGAAGATCTGAGCATCCTCTACTCTAACAGAGCGGCCTGTTACCTGAAGGACGGAAACAGCTCGGACTGCATAGATGACTGCACCAA AGCTCTGGAGCTGCAGCCGTTCTCCCTGAAGCCCCTTCTACGCAGAGCGATGGCCTATGAGTCACTGGAGCGCTACAAGAAGGCTTACGTGGATTATAAGACGGTCCTGCAGATCGACACCGGCGTGCAGGCGGCGCACGACAGCGTCCACAG AATCACAAAGATGCTAATAGAGCAGGACGGGCCTGACTGGAGGGAGAAGCTCCCAGACATCCCCGCCGTTCCTCTGTCCATCCAGCAGCAGCACCGAGAGAAACCCGTCAACATCGAGCTGGCTCAGGCCCGAGCTGCCAGAGCGGCACTGGACGAAG CCAGACGAAAAGAAGCTCGCTTTACTTTACTGAAGCAGGAAGGAAACACTTTGGTGAAGAAAGGCCTTTTTCAGGAAGCTCTTGAGAAATACACTGAATGTCTTACACTGAAACCTGACGAGTGTGCCGTCTACACAAACag ATCCATCTGTCTCCTCAGACTGAATCGCTTTGAAGAGGCCAAACAGGACTGCGACGCTGCGCTGCAGCTGGAGCCGAACAACAAGAAAGCCTTCTACAGACGAGCCCTGGCCTTTAAAGGTCTACAG GACTACCTGTCAGCCAGCAGTGACCTGCAGGAGGTCCTCCAGCTGGACCCCAAAGTCCAGGAAGCCGAGCAGGAGCTGGAGGAAGTCACCGCTCTGCTGAGAAAGAGTCTGCTGAGTGGCGCCGCACAAACAGGGAGG GTGTGA
- the stk3 gene encoding serine/threonine-protein kinase 3, with product MEPTAPKSKLKKLSEDSLTKQPEEVFDVLEKLGEGSYGSVFKAIHKESGQVVAIKQVPVESDLQEIIKEISIMQQCDSPYVVKYYGSYFKNTDLWIVMEYCGAGSVSDIIRLRNKTLTEDEIATILKSTLKGLEYLHFMRKIHRDIKAGNILLNTEGHAKLADFGVAGQLTDTMAKRNTVIGTPFWMAPEVIQEIGYNCVADIWSLGITSIEMAEGKPPYADIHPMRAIFMIPTNPPPTFRKPELWSDEFTDFVKKCLVKNPEQRATATQLLQHPFINQAKPVTILRDLITEAMEMKAKRQQEQQRELEEDDDNSEEETEVDSHTMVKSGSEGAGTMRATSTMSDGAQTMIEHGSTMLESDLGTMVINSDEEEEEEDQGSMRRHATPQQPLRPSFMDYFDKQDSNKAAQKQENYNHNQPQEQSGYHIHSKNVFPDNWKVPQDGDFDFLKNLDFEELQLRLSALDPMMEREIEELRQRYTAKRQPILDAMDAKKRRQQNF from the exons ATGGAGCCCACAGCACCCAAAAG taagCTGAAAAAGCTGAGTGAGGACAGTTTGACCAAACAACCAGAGGAAGTGTTTGATGTTCTGGAGAAACTTGGTGAAGG ttCCTATGGCAGCGTGTTCAAAGCCATTCATAAAGAGTCGGGTCAGGTCGTGGCCATCAAGCAGGTTCCTGTGGAGTCTGATCTACAGGAAATCATCAAGGAAATTTCCATCATGCAGCAGTGCGACAG CCCTTATGTTGTCAAATACTATGGCAGCTATTTCAAGAACACAGACCTGTGGATTGTTATGGAGTACTGCGGAGCCGGCTCTGTCTCTGATATCATTAGACTACGCAATAAGACA CTCACAGAGGATGAGATCGCCACCATCCTGAAATCAACACTGAAAGGTCTGGAATATCTTCACTTCATGAGAAAGATTCACAGAGACATCAAAGCAGGGAACATCCTCCTCAACACCGAGGGTCACGCCAAACTGGCAGACTTTGGTGTTGCAGGACAGCTGAcg GACACAATGGCGAAGAGAAACACTGTTATTGGCACTCCGTTCTGGATGGCCCCAGAGGTGATCCAGGAGATTGGATATAACTGCGTCGCAGACATCTGGTCGTTGGGTATCACGTCTATAGAGATGGCTGAAGGAAAACCTCCGTATGCAGACATCCATCCCATGAGA GCGATCTTCATGATCCCCACGAACCCTCCTCCAACATTCAGGAAGCCCGAGCTCTGGTCGGATGAGTTCACAGACTTTGTCAAAAAGTGTTTGGTAAAGAATCCGGAGCAGAGAGCCACGGCCACGCAGCTTCTGCAG CACCCATTCATCAACCAGGCCAAGCCCGTCACCATCCTGAGGGACCTGATCACTGAGGCCATGGAGATGAAAGCCAAgcggcagcaggagcagcagagaGAGCTGGAGGAGGACGACGACAACTCT GAGGAGGAGACGGAGGTGGACTCTCACACCATGGTGAAGTCGGGCTCGGAGGGTGCTGGGACCATGCGGGCCACGAGCACCATGAGCGACGGCGCTCAGACAATGATCGAGCACGGCAGCACCATGCTGGAGTCGGACCTGGGCACGATGGTCATTAACAGCgacgaagaggaggaggaggaagatcaGGGTTCAATGAGAA GACACGCCACACCCCAGCAGCCACTACGGCCCTCCTTCATGGACTACTTCGACAAGCAGGACTCCAACAAAGCAGCACAAAAGCAGGAGAACTACAACCACAACCAGCCGCAGGAGCAGTCGGGCTACCACATCCATTCCAAAAATGTCTTCCCTGACAACTGGAAGGTGCCTCAGGATGGAGACTTTGACTTT CTGAAGAATCTGGATTTTGAGGAGCTACAGTTGCGTCTGAGTGCCTTGGACCCCATGATGGAACGGGAGATTGAGGAGCTGAGACAGCGCTACACTGCCAAGAGGCAGCCCATCCTAGACGCCATGGATGCTAAGAAGAGACGACAACAGAACTTCTGA
- the polr2k gene encoding DNA-directed RNA polymerases I, II, and III subunit RPABC4, with product MDPQKDIQPPKQQPMMYICGECHTENEIKARDPIRCRECGYRIMYKKRTKRLVVFDAR from the exons ATGGACCCACAGAAAGATATACAGCCACCCAAACAGCAGCCCATGATGTACATATGTGGAG AATGCCACACTGAAAATGAAATCAAAGCACGTGATCCCATCAGATGCAGAGAGTGTGGGTACAGGATCATGTACAAGAAGAGGACAAAGAGAT TGGTTGTCTTTGATGCCAGATGA